The following is a genomic window from Candidatus Woesearchaeota archaeon.
ATGATACGTATTATTACTGTAGGTCATTGTTCATATACCCAGTTTTCAGAGTATTTGAAGCGTTGCAAGAACATCAAGCATGTTATGGTCAAAGAAGTAAAAAACAAGAATGATCAAGTGGTTAAAGAAAAAGAGAGTGAGCAATTATTCTCTAAAGCGAAAGGTTTTGTGGTGGTGTTAAGTGAGGAGGGCAAACAACTCTCCTCAAAGGAGTTTTCCTGCTTACTTCAAGAAAAACCTGAGATTTCCTTTCTTGTTGGTGGGGCAAGAGGAGTTTCTGAGCAGCTTAAACAACAAGCAGATCTGGTATTATCTCTCTCATCACTTACCTT
Proteins encoded in this region:
- a CDS encoding 23S rRNA (pseudouridine(1915)-N(3))-methyltransferase RlmH, which translates into the protein MIRIITVGHCSYTQFSEYLKRCKNIKHVMVKEVKNKNDQVVKEKESEQLFSKAKGFVVVLSEEGKQLSSKEFSCLLQEKPEISFLVGGARGVSEQLKQQADLVLSLSSLTFPHELAQVLLAEQLYRAQKINEGHPYHKE